A window of Tautonia plasticadhaerens contains these coding sequences:
- a CDS encoding ribosomal protein L7/L12 has product MPRCDFCDHDNPPGAHSCGNCGATLDWSSEVQATGPPEDLKRQVRDLLDQGSKIEAIKVYRERTGAGLKEAKDAVEAFERGDPGLMPGGIEGPLEGELLDLLRNGRKIEAIKRYREATGVGLKEAKDAVEALAGRHGLAATSQGPGCLSLIVLALMVLAGSGSLAQDQVADISEAERDDRGVLTHTVRSGFQAEPTRIRVVLPEGREPGERFPVVYVLPVEAQEEHRYGDGLEEVLDHGLHEEHRAIFVAPTFSHLPWYADHPTDPGIRQERHLLEVVIPFVEATYPARAEPGGRLLLGFSKSGWGAYSLLLRHPEVFGRAAAWDAPLMMAEPGRHGSGPIFGSFENFEGYRVSRLLEERAGQLGDDERLILLGYGNFREDHREVHALMERLGIAHAYRDGPGRKHDWHSGWVPEAVALLLEEAPSD; this is encoded by the coding sequence ATGCCCCGCTGCGACTTCTGCGACCACGACAACCCGCCCGGCGCCCACTCCTGCGGGAACTGCGGGGCGACCCTGGATTGGTCCTCCGAGGTCCAAGCAACGGGGCCTCCCGAGGACTTGAAGCGCCAGGTCCGGGACCTGCTGGACCAGGGCAGCAAGATCGAGGCGATCAAGGTCTATCGGGAGCGGACCGGGGCCGGGCTCAAGGAGGCCAAGGATGCCGTGGAGGCGTTCGAGCGGGGCGATCCGGGCCTGATGCCCGGCGGCATCGAGGGGCCGCTGGAGGGGGAACTCCTCGACCTGCTCCGCAATGGCCGGAAGATCGAGGCCATCAAGCGATACCGTGAGGCGACCGGCGTCGGCCTGAAGGAGGCCAAGGATGCGGTCGAGGCCCTGGCGGGGCGTCACGGCCTGGCGGCGACATCGCAGGGCCCCGGCTGCCTGAGCCTGATCGTTCTCGCCCTCATGGTCCTCGCCGGATCGGGCTCCCTGGCCCAGGATCAGGTAGCCGACATCTCGGAGGCCGAGCGAGACGATCGTGGCGTCCTGACCCACACCGTCCGGTCGGGGTTCCAGGCTGAGCCGACCCGGATTCGGGTGGTGCTGCCCGAGGGACGTGAGCCCGGCGAGCGATTCCCCGTGGTCTACGTCCTGCCGGTCGAGGCGCAGGAGGAGCACCGCTACGGGGACGGGCTCGAAGAGGTCCTCGATCACGGCCTGCACGAGGAACACCGGGCGATTTTCGTGGCCCCGACGTTCTCGCACCTGCCCTGGTACGCCGACCACCCGACCGACCCCGGCATCCGCCAGGAGCGCCACCTGCTGGAGGTCGTGATCCCGTTCGTCGAGGCGACCTATCCGGCCAGGGCCGAGCCCGGGGGCCGGCTGCTGCTGGGCTTCAGCAAGTCGGGCTGGGGGGCCTACAGCTTGTTGCTGCGGCACCCGGAGGTCTTCGGCAGGGCCGCCGCCTGGGACGCCCCGCTGATGATGGCTGAGCCCGGCAGGCACGGCTCCGGCCCCATCTTCGGCTCCTTTGAGAACTTCGAGGGCTACCGGGTCAGCCGGCTGCTGGAGGAACGAGCCGGCCAACTCGGCGACGATGAGCGGCTGATCCTCCTCGGCTACGGCAACTTCCGGGAGGACCATCGTGAGGTCCACGCCCTGATGGAGCGGCTCGGCATTGCCCACGCCTACCGGGACGGCCCGGGACGCAAGCACGACTGGCACAGCGGATGGGTCCCGGAGGCCGTCGCGTTGCTCCTGGAGGAGGCGCCGTCGGATTGA
- a CDS encoding DUF6992 family protein, whose amino-acid sequence MMDDIRRQIVSGLLLWSLLSLGTATIGLYARPKEFWRSFWFMSGIWGLIDGGIGWVALLGDPQTLAGLIPVLKINTGLDVLYVVIAGVLLSRRKPILRGFGLAVLVQGAFLLAFDGYWWWRCATAMG is encoded by the coding sequence ATGATGGACGACATCCGGCGCCAGATCGTCTCCGGTCTCTTGCTCTGGTCGTTGCTCTCGCTTGGCACGGCCACCATCGGCCTCTATGCCCGACCGAAGGAGTTCTGGAGGTCCTTCTGGTTCATGTCCGGCATCTGGGGCCTGATCGACGGCGGCATCGGCTGGGTCGCCCTGCTCGGCGACCCGCAGACCCTCGCCGGCCTGATCCCCGTCCTCAAGATCAACACGGGGCTCGACGTGCTCTATGTCGTGATCGCCGGGGTGCTCCTGAGCCGCAGGAAGCCCATCCTGCGGGGATTCGGGCTGGCCGTCCTCGTGCAGGGGGCGTTCCTGCTGGCCTTCGACGGCTACTGGTGGTGGCGGTGTGCGACGGCGATGGGGTGA
- a CDS encoding DinB family protein, translated as MQAAQGYGRRSHALRVRRHPRRGGPRAAAPIFEHLVATYASETNKTASMWRAVPDDLLDFRPHERTNTIRAILVHQILSERRFFAQFVGTEEPPASELLPPGDHPPVQAYLERYVALAKRRLPQLAEASKEWWLEERPFFGGLERQRIWTFWRRVLHTCHHRTQVQTWLRLAGRQVPAIYGPSGDVSWDEADPTYSVEAADRGA; from the coding sequence ATGCAAGCCGCTCAGGGATACGGCAGGAGGAGCCATGCACTACGAGTACGTCGCCATCCCCGACGAGGAGGTCCCCGGGCAGCGGCCCCGATCTTCGAGCACCTCGTCGCCACCTACGCCAGCGAGACCAACAAGACGGCGAGCATGTGGCGGGCGGTCCCCGACGACCTGCTGGACTTCAGGCCGCACGAGCGGACCAACACGATCCGGGCCATCCTGGTCCACCAGATACTCTCGGAACGCCGCTTCTTCGCCCAGTTCGTCGGCACCGAGGAGCCACCGGCCAGTGAGCTACTGCCGCCAGGTGATCATCCTCCGGTCCAAGCCTACCTGGAGCGGTACGTCGCCCTGGCGAAACGGCGATTGCCCCAGCTTGCGGAAGCATCGAAGGAGTGGTGGCTGGAGGAGCGGCCGTTCTTCGGGGGCCTGGAGCGGCAGCGCATCTGGACGTTCTGGCGGCGGGTCCTGCACACCTGCCACCACCGGACGCAGGTCCAGACCTGGCTGCGGCTGGCCGGGCGGCAGGTGCCGGCGATCTACGGGCCGTCGGGGGACGTGTCCTGGGACGAGGCCGACCCGACCTACTCCGTCGAGGCGGCGGATCGGGGGGCGTAG
- a CDS encoding DNA methyltransferase, which translates to MATAPSNRKTTLNGVTLKATKPVYEPVLELPPLPADQYDALRQNVALNGVLVPILVDSDGPRRKIIDGNNRKQVGRLALPRQPVRLIGADGQPPSDRPSALLVEDLILILDHLLAPGDAVRKQGDRELGKVHLVLAEADDVRRLGVSGCGLHAFDLTQWWAIDAMPLAGTSRKQSLMRSSVKFCVWLGPPECYRNQDNVLWTPSETTSARNRADMAMRTSSIGRTYRNGRIAGAADERGGTTPFNLLPVAVGAQGSTGGHPAATPDDVAAWWCRYLLPEGGVLLDPFCGSGTMLQAALDHGASRAVGIEKEARYLEIARRRISGG; encoded by the coding sequence ATGGCGACCGCACCCAGCAACCGGAAGACGACCCTGAACGGCGTAACCTTGAAGGCGACGAAGCCGGTCTACGAGCCGGTGCTCGAACTCCCGCCGCTCCCGGCCGACCAGTACGACGCCCTGCGGCAGAACGTCGCCCTCAACGGCGTGCTCGTCCCGATCCTGGTCGATTCCGACGGCCCCCGGCGGAAGATCATCGACGGCAACAACCGCAAGCAGGTCGGCCGGCTCGCCCTGCCGCGGCAGCCCGTCCGCCTGATCGGCGCTGATGGTCAGCCGCCGAGTGACCGTCCGTCCGCTCTTCTCGTCGAAGACCTGATCCTGATACTCGATCACCTGCTTGCCCCGGGGGACGCGGTCCGAAAGCAGGGTGATCGGGAACTCGGCAAGGTTCATCTCGTCCTTGCCGAGGCGGATGATGTGCGTCGACTCGGGGTGAGCGGATGTGGGCTTCATGCATTTGATCTAACACAGTGGTGGGCCATCGATGCCATGCCGCTCGCCGGTACCAGCCGGAAGCAGAGCTTGATGCGAAGTTCGGTCAAGTTCTGCGTCTGGCTCGGACCGCCGGAGTGCTACCGCAACCAGGACAACGTGCTCTGGACGCCCTCGGAGACGACCTCGGCCCGCAACCGGGCCGACATGGCGATGCGTACCAGTTCGATCGGCCGGACCTACCGCAACGGGCGGATCGCCGGGGCCGCCGATGAGCGGGGCGGGACGACCCCGTTCAACCTGCTGCCGGTCGCCGTCGGGGCCCAGGGGAGTACCGGAGGGCATCCGGCGGCGACCCCCGACGACGTGGCGGCCTGGTGGTGCCGGTACCTCCTGCCCGAGGGTGGGGTGCTGCTCGACCCGTTCTGCGGATCGGGGACCATGCTCCAGGCGGCCCTGGACCACGGAGCGTCGAGGGCCGTCGGGATCGAGAAGGAGGCGAGGTACCTGGAGATCGCCCGTCGGCGCATCTCGGGGGGTTGA
- a CDS encoding ParB/RepB/Spo0J family partition protein, which translates to MRLTEAPVLPPLPPQDYAQLRDSIRDRGVLQPLLITADHVLIDGHERWRAIQELGLTKYPLRVLGNLDEAVRVELAIRANLERRHLTVAQRRELAARLLREDPSRTDRSVAGTVGCDHKTVGKVRGRLLQGGEIPKVARSSSGRDGKTYHYPATSVESPNVARIAGRLLAELGDDAPEGGASLRTLNKMRFELDRKELLGRTAPTLPSDFKIHALDFRKLGGRVAPESVQLVVTDPPWLGEYEGLRQPFAEAVVRILKPGGFACVYSGHFHLKEFLDVLCGAGLTYRWLIACTNEDSMGAVRSGGSILTLWRPVLLFQKPGGRTKTPRILRDLIESGAREKANHPWQQPIEEAVQFVKTLSEPGDLVADLFVCSGTVPAAVATVGEGRRFVGTEIDGDLVKAARRRVHEVLKAGGGAVPLAMGST; encoded by the coding sequence ATGCGACTGACCGAGGCCCCCGTCCTGCCGCCGCTACCGCCCCAGGATTACGCCCAGCTTCGAGATTCGATCCGGGATCGGGGAGTCCTCCAGCCCCTCCTGATCACCGCCGATCACGTCCTGATCGACGGCCACGAGAGGTGGAGGGCGATCCAGGAACTCGGCCTGACGAAGTACCCGCTGCGGGTCCTCGGTAACCTCGACGAGGCCGTGCGCGTCGAGTTGGCGATCCGGGCCAATCTGGAACGCCGCCACCTGACGGTCGCCCAGCGCCGGGAACTGGCCGCCCGGCTGCTGAGGGAGGACCCGAGCCGGACCGACCGGTCGGTCGCCGGGACCGTCGGCTGCGACCACAAGACGGTGGGCAAGGTCCGGGGCCGGCTGCTCCAGGGTGGGGAAATCCCCAAGGTGGCCCGGTCGTCCAGCGGGCGGGACGGCAAGACCTACCACTACCCGGCCACGAGCGTCGAGAGCCCCAACGTGGCCAGGATCGCCGGGCGGCTGCTCGCCGAACTGGGCGACGACGCCCCGGAGGGAGGGGCCTCGCTCCGGACGTTGAACAAGATGCGTTTCGAGTTGGACCGCAAAGAACTCCTGGGCCGGACCGCCCCGACGCTGCCCTCGGACTTCAAGATTCACGCCCTCGACTTCCGCAAGCTGGGCGGCCGAGTCGCCCCCGAGTCCGTCCAACTGGTCGTCACCGATCCGCCCTGGCTCGGAGAGTACGAGGGATTGCGGCAGCCCTTCGCCGAGGCGGTCGTCCGCATCCTGAAGCCGGGCGGGTTCGCCTGCGTGTACTCGGGGCACTTCCACCTCAAGGAGTTCCTGGACGTGCTCTGCGGGGCCGGGCTGACGTACCGCTGGCTGATCGCCTGTACCAACGAGGACAGCATGGGGGCGGTCCGTTCCGGAGGGTCGATCCTGACCCTCTGGAGGCCCGTCTTGCTCTTTCAGAAGCCCGGCGGTCGTACCAAGACGCCCAGGATTCTGCGGGACCTGATCGAGTCGGGGGCGAGGGAGAAGGCGAACCACCCGTGGCAGCAACCGATCGAGGAGGCGGTCCAGTTCGTCAAGACCCTCAGCGAGCCGGGGGACTTGGTGGCCGACCTCTTCGTCTGCTCCGGGACCGTACCGGCGGCGGTGGCGACGGTCGGGGAGGGCAGAAGGTTCGTGGGGACGGAGATTGACGGCGATCTGGTCAAGGCGGCCCGGAGGCGCGTCCACGAGGTCTTGAAGGCCGGCGGCGGGGCCGTACCCCTGGCCATGGGATCGACTTGA
- a CDS encoding class I SAM-dependent methyltransferase, giving the protein MTFKDHFSGHSDRYQAHRPTYPEALYDYLGSLAPGHGLAWDCATGNGQAAHGLVPHFRTVVATDASAAQVAQARPHERIAYLVAPAERTPIPDGTVDLVTVAQALHWLDLDRFYAEVRRACRPGAVLACWCYQLHAIDPGVDAVVGCYYAEVVGAYWPPERLLVEAGYRTLPLPFEELTPPPFRMVQRWDLDRLLGYLGRRGLVLRPAVIDRAWGTEHKQANAVVPPTGAGNRVFRCGSSPYTKPPTRP; this is encoded by the coding sequence ATGACCTTCAAGGACCACTTCTCCGGCCACTCCGACCGCTACCAGGCCCACCGCCCGACCTACCCGGAGGCCCTGTACGACTACCTGGGGTCCCTGGCCCCCGGTCATGGCCTGGCCTGGGACTGTGCCACCGGCAACGGGCAGGCGGCCCACGGCCTGGTGCCCCACTTCCGCACCGTCGTCGCCACCGACGCCAGCGCCGCCCAGGTCGCCCAGGCCCGGCCCCACGAGCGGATCGCTTACCTCGTCGCCCCCGCCGAGCGGACCCCGATCCCCGACGGCACGGTCGATCTGGTGACCGTCGCCCAGGCCCTCCACTGGCTGGACCTCGACCGCTTCTACGCCGAGGTCCGGCGGGCCTGCCGCCCCGGGGCGGTCCTGGCGTGCTGGTGCTACCAGTTGCACGCGATCGACCCGGGGGTCGATGCCGTCGTCGGGTGCTACTACGCCGAGGTCGTCGGGGCCTACTGGCCGCCGGAGCGGCTGCTGGTCGAGGCCGGCTATCGGACGCTGCCGCTGCCCTTCGAGGAGTTGACACCGCCCCCGTTCCGGATGGTCCAGCGGTGGGACCTCGACCGGCTCCTGGGCTACCTGGGACGCCGTGGGCTGGTTCTTCGTCCGGCGGTCATAGATAGGGCATGGGGAACCGAGCACAAGCAGGCGAACGCCGTAGTACCGCCTACAGGGGCAGGCAACAGGGTCTTTCGCTGCGGATCATCGCCCTACACGAAGCCGCCCACGCGACCGTAG